A window of Melospiza melodia melodia isolate bMelMel2 chromosome Z, bMelMel2.pri, whole genome shotgun sequence contains these coding sequences:
- the SLC46A2 gene encoding solute carrier family 46 member 2 isoform X2, producing the protein MVGIMAMRTWIEPVVAGSQVASAFYDTALLLVVKNYYNQTNSTAPAHVLEDAQQKAVSNFYIIYNLVLGLSPLVSAYGLSKLGDRIHRKIPICFPLLGYLGSKTLLLLLILLGWPVEVMYGAAALNGLTGGFTTLWAGIMALGSLGSSESKRSLRLIIIELVYGLAGFLGSMASGYLFVGFSNRYREGTVLVCCSIACYAFCLLYSIFVLTVPKPAAPCPAKAKSAEEVGGQLPEAVVAGSSQPSESSIFTPVSPSKLIIILLFVAAILYDLAVVGAMNVLPLFLLREPLSWNAVEIGHGNAAGYVIFITSFLGVLVFSRYMRDITMIMIGVASFSAGILIMAFVQWTFLFYIGKVFVLLQLSLVTTGVVTSTVYNKIYQNTLDWYSGFCFILSFLVGCLSLLPLSFVAIKQRSTTGSLEILTE; encoded by the exons ATGGTGGGAATAATGGCAATGAGGACATGGATTGAGCCGGTGGTCGCGGGTTCCCAGGTGGCCAGCGCCTTCTATGACACAgcgctgctgctggtggtgaagAACTACTACAACCAGACCAACAGCACTGCTCCCGCCCATGTCCTGGAAGATGCTCAGCAGAAGGCTGTATCTAATTTTTATATCATCTACAACCTAGTTCTGGGCCTGAGCCCACTGGTGTCAGCCTATGGCTTGTCCAAGCTGGGGGACAGGATACATCGCAAGATCCCCATCTGCTTCCCTCTTCTTGGTTATTTGGGCTCCAaaactctcctgctcctcctgatTCTGCTGGGCTGGCCAGTGGAGGTGATGTATGGGGCTGCTGCCTTAAATGGGCTGACAGGAGGCTTCACCACACTTTGGGCAGGCATCATGGCTCTGGGATCCCTGGGGTCCTCTGAAAGCAAGAGGTCTCTGCGGCTCATCATTATTGAACTGGTGTATGGCCTGGCTGGCTTTCTGGGAAGCATGGCATCTGGCTATCTCTTTGTTGGCTTCAGCAACCGCTACCGAGAAGGCACCGTGCTGGTGTGCTGCAGCATTGCTTGCTATGCCTTTTGTCTCCTCTACAGCATTTTTGTCCTCACAGTCCCcaagccagcagctccctgcccagccaaaGCCAAGAGTGCAGAGGAGGTGGGTGGTCAGCTACCAGAAGCAGTGgtagcagggagctcccagcctTCAGAGAGCAGCATCTTCACTCCAGTGTCACCCTCGAAGCTCATCATCATCCTGCTGTTTGTGGCAGCAATCCTCTATGACCTGGCTGTGGTTGGTGCCATGAACGTACTCCCACTGTTCTTGCTCAGGGAACCTTTAAGTTGGAACGCTGTGGAGATTGGCCACGGCAATGCTGCTGGGTATGTGATCTTCATTACCAGTTTCCTAGGGGTGCTTGTGTTCTCCAGATACATGAGGGATATTACCATGATCATGATCGGAGTAGCTTCATTCAGCGCTGGCATCCTCATCATGGCCTTCGTGCAGTGGACGTTCCTGTTCTACATTG GTAAGGTGTTTGTCCTGCTGCAGCTGTCTTTAGTCACCACGGGAGTAGTGACATCTACAGTCTACAACAAGATCTATCAAAACACACTGGACTGGTACAGCGGCTTCTGCTTCATTTTGTCTTTTCTAGTCGGCTGCCTGAGTCTCCTCCCTTTAAG
- the SLC46A2 gene encoding solute carrier family 46 member 2 isoform X1 → MVGIMAMRTWIEPVVAGSQVASAFYDTALLLVVKNYYNQTNSTAPAHVLEDAQQKAVSNFYIIYNLVLGLSPLVSAYGLSKLGDRIHRKIPICFPLLGYLGSKTLLLLLILLGWPVEVMYGAAALNGLTGGFTTLWAGIMALGSLGSSESKRSLRLIIIELVYGLAGFLGSMASGYLFVGFSNRYREGTVLVCCSIACYAFCLLYSIFVLTVPKPAAPCPAKAKSAEEVGGQLPEAVVAGSSQPSESSIFTPVSPSKLIIILLFVAAILYDLAVVGAMNVLPLFLLREPLSWNAVEIGHGNAAGYVIFITSFLGVLVFSRYMRDITMIMIGVASFSAGILIMAFVQWTFLFYIARAVMLFALIPLPTIRSMLSKHVEGSSYGKVFVLLQLSLVTTGVVTSTVYNKIYQNTLDWYSGFCFILSFLVGCLSLLPLSFVAIKQRSTTGSLEILTE, encoded by the exons ATGGTGGGAATAATGGCAATGAGGACATGGATTGAGCCGGTGGTCGCGGGTTCCCAGGTGGCCAGCGCCTTCTATGACACAgcgctgctgctggtggtgaagAACTACTACAACCAGACCAACAGCACTGCTCCCGCCCATGTCCTGGAAGATGCTCAGCAGAAGGCTGTATCTAATTTTTATATCATCTACAACCTAGTTCTGGGCCTGAGCCCACTGGTGTCAGCCTATGGCTTGTCCAAGCTGGGGGACAGGATACATCGCAAGATCCCCATCTGCTTCCCTCTTCTTGGTTATTTGGGCTCCAaaactctcctgctcctcctgatTCTGCTGGGCTGGCCAGTGGAGGTGATGTATGGGGCTGCTGCCTTAAATGGGCTGACAGGAGGCTTCACCACACTTTGGGCAGGCATCATGGCTCTGGGATCCCTGGGGTCCTCTGAAAGCAAGAGGTCTCTGCGGCTCATCATTATTGAACTGGTGTATGGCCTGGCTGGCTTTCTGGGAAGCATGGCATCTGGCTATCTCTTTGTTGGCTTCAGCAACCGCTACCGAGAAGGCACCGTGCTGGTGTGCTGCAGCATTGCTTGCTATGCCTTTTGTCTCCTCTACAGCATTTTTGTCCTCACAGTCCCcaagccagcagctccctgcccagccaaaGCCAAGAGTGCAGAGGAGGTGGGTGGTCAGCTACCAGAAGCAGTGgtagcagggagctcccagcctTCAGAGAGCAGCATCTTCACTCCAGTGTCACCCTCGAAGCTCATCATCATCCTGCTGTTTGTGGCAGCAATCCTCTATGACCTGGCTGTGGTTGGTGCCATGAACGTACTCCCACTGTTCTTGCTCAGGGAACCTTTAAGTTGGAACGCTGTGGAGATTGGCCACGGCAATGCTGCTGGGTATGTGATCTTCATTACCAGTTTCCTAGGGGTGCTTGTGTTCTCCAGATACATGAGGGATATTACCATGATCATGATCGGAGTAGCTTCATTCAGCGCTGGCATCCTCATCATGGCCTTCGTGCAGTGGACGTTCCTGTTCTACATTG CACGGGCAGTGATGCTCTTTGCCCTCATCCCCTTACCAACCATCAGATCCATGTTATCTAAGCATGTTGAAGGATCATCCTATG GTAAGGTGTTTGTCCTGCTGCAGCTGTCTTTAGTCACCACGGGAGTAGTGACATCTACAGTCTACAACAAGATCTATCAAAACACACTGGACTGGTACAGCGGCTTCTGCTTCATTTTGTCTTTTCTAGTCGGCTGCCTGAGTCTCCTCCCTTTAAG